One part of the Homo sapiens chromosome 19, GRCh38.p14 Primary Assembly genome encodes these proteins:
- the CASP14 gene encoding caspase-14 precursor, whose protein sequence is MSNPRSLEEEKYDMSGARLALILCVTKAREGSEEDLDALEHMFRQLRFESTMKRDPTAEQFQEELEKFQQAIDSREDPVSCAFVVLMAHGREGFLKGEDGEMVKLENLFEALNNKNCQALRAKPKVYIIQACRGEQRDPGETVGGDEIVMVIKDSPQTIPTYTDALHVYSTVEGYIAYRHDQKGSCFIQTLVDVFTKRKGHILELLTEVTRRMAEAELVQEGKARKTNPEIQSTLRKRLYLQ, encoded by the exons ATGAGCAATCCGCGGTCTTTGGAAGAG GAGAAATATGATATGTCAGGTGCCCGCCTGGCCCTAATACTGTGTGTCACCAAAGCCCGGGAAGGTTCCGAAGAAGACCTGGATGCTCTGGAACACATGTTTCGGCAGCTGAGATTCGAAAGCACCATGAAAAGAGACCCCACTGCCGAG CAATTCCAGGAAGAGCTGGAAAAATTCCAGCAGGCCATCGATTCCCGGGAAGATCCCGTCAGTTGTGCCTTCGTGGTACTCATGGCTCACGGGAGGGAAGGCTTCCTCAAGGGAGAAGATGGGGAGATGGTCAAGCTGGAGAATCTCTTCGAGGCCCTGAACAACAAGAACTGCCAGGCCCTGCGAGCTAAGCCCAAGGTGTACATCATACAGGCCTGTCGAGGAG AACAAAGGGACCCCGGTGAAACAGTAGGTGGAGATGAGATTGTGATGGTCATCAAAGACAGCCCACAAACCATCCCAACATACACAGATGCCTTGCACGTTTATTCCACGGTAGAGG GATACATCGCCTACCGACATGATCAGAAAGGCTCATGCTTTATCCAGACCCTGGTGGATGTGTTCACGAAGAGGAAAGGACATATCTTGGAACTTCTGACAGAG GTGACCCGGCGGATGGCAGAAGCAGAGCTGGTTCAAGaaggaaaagcaaggaaaacgAACCCTGAAATCCAAAGCACCCTCCGGAAACGGCTGTATCTGCAGTAG
- the CASP14 gene encoding caspase-14 isoform X1 — translation MSNPRSLEEEKYDMSGARLALILCVTKAREGSEEDLDALEHMFRQLRFESTMKRDPTAEQFQEELEKFQQAIDSREDPVSCAFVVLMAHGREGFLKGEDGEMVKLENLFEALNNKNCQALRAKPKVYIIQACRGEQRDPGETVGGDEIVMVIKDSPQTIPTYTDALHVYSTVEGPTPFQDPLYLPSEAPPNPPLWNSQDTSPTDMIRKAHALSRPWWMCSRRGKDISWNF, via the exons ATGAGCAATCCGCGGTCTTTGGAAGAG GAGAAATATGATATGTCAGGTGCCCGCCTGGCCCTAATACTGTGTGTCACCAAAGCCCGGGAAGGTTCCGAAGAAGACCTGGATGCTCTGGAACACATGTTTCGGCAGCTGAGATTCGAAAGCACCATGAAAAGAGACCCCACTGCCGAG CAATTCCAGGAAGAGCTGGAAAAATTCCAGCAGGCCATCGATTCCCGGGAAGATCCCGTCAGTTGTGCCTTCGTGGTACTCATGGCTCACGGGAGGGAAGGCTTCCTCAAGGGAGAAGATGGGGAGATGGTCAAGCTGGAGAATCTCTTCGAGGCCCTGAACAACAAGAACTGCCAGGCCCTGCGAGCTAAGCCCAAGGTGTACATCATACAGGCCTGTCGAGGAG AACAAAGGGACCCCGGTGAAACAGTAGGTGGAGATGAGATTGTGATGGTCATCAAAGACAGCCCACAAACCATCCCAACATACACAGATGCCTTGCACGTTTATTCCACGGTAGAGG GACCCACGCCCTTCCAGGATCCCCTCTACCTACCCTCTGAAGCTCCCCCGAACCCACCTCTCTGGAATTCCCAGGATACATCGCCTACCGACATGATCAGAAAGGCTCATGCTTTATCCAGACCCTGGTGGATGTGTTCACGAAGAGGAAAGGACATATCTTGGAACTTCTGA